In the genome of Bremerella sp. JC817, one region contains:
- a CDS encoding aryl-sulfate sulfotransferase has protein sequence MTTRLHHFWSLAMAVVCSAATTLLHAESTPDRPLKDAKDGVSVNAPEAQQGYTLIAPMNSTSTYLIDMAGHVVNEWKSEYTPALSSYLLPNGHLLRPAAERRGGFGGPGGGGRIQEFDWDGNLVWDFVFQHDKLRPHHDICPLPNGNVLVVASDPKTAAEETAVGRRAELVTEELLPDCLLEIKPTGKTTGEIVWQWHAWDHLVQDVDPNLPNYGDVSENPQRIDINFSTAMMDRMLQDPAQLARLRSLGYVGGGAPRGEPDQAGTPGSRGGQRPEGRDGNRGRNDRRGGPGGGGDWMHVNAVAYNAKLDQIMLSVHEFSEVWIIDHGTTTAEAASNQGGKRGHGGDLLYRWGNPRVYRSGTNVDQRLFAQHCAHWIAEGLPGAGNMLVFNNGMGRPDGSYSTSDEIELPLKNDGTYEKEEYLPYGPLSAKWSYSAPEKSDFFSMLISGTQRQPNGNTLICSGNQAMLFEVTPNNEIVWVLQLPGGGMGGPGGRGGPGGPGEREFVPTFLARVLGLSESQLKTIAELQKNIDEKLAKVLTKEQLEKLKSPGGGGPGFGGPPRIGEVVPVSLVADLSEEQFAQVKTLQDEVDEALKKVWTAEQKKNLDELESRMGGGPGAGRPGFGGPGGFGPPPGMGGPGGPDGRDRGPDRRGAGGPFGRGGPFGPGGGPGGPDGGPGGRGPGGGGPGGPGGVFRAYRYDTEYTAFEGKDLKPGKLLVEAMTSAGGPGQQGPPRP, from the coding sequence ATGACCACCCGACTTCACCACTTCTGGTCGCTTGCGATGGCCGTCGTTTGTTCGGCCGCGACGACCTTGCTTCATGCGGAATCGACGCCAGACCGTCCGCTGAAGGATGCGAAGGATGGCGTGAGTGTCAACGCTCCTGAAGCCCAGCAAGGCTACACGTTGATCGCTCCGATGAATTCCACTTCGACCTACCTGATCGATATGGCAGGGCATGTCGTCAACGAGTGGAAAAGCGAATACACGCCTGCTCTCAGTTCGTACCTGTTGCCCAACGGTCATTTGCTGCGACCGGCCGCCGAACGTCGCGGTGGCTTCGGGGGACCGGGCGGCGGTGGTCGTATTCAAGAGTTCGATTGGGATGGCAACCTGGTCTGGGACTTTGTCTTTCAACACGACAAATTAAGACCGCACCACGATATCTGTCCGCTGCCGAACGGCAACGTCTTAGTTGTCGCCTCTGATCCGAAAACCGCTGCCGAAGAAACCGCCGTGGGCCGTCGCGCTGAGTTGGTCACGGAAGAACTGCTTCCCGATTGTCTGCTGGAAATCAAGCCCACCGGCAAGACAACCGGCGAGATCGTGTGGCAATGGCACGCGTGGGATCACCTGGTTCAAGATGTCGATCCGAACCTGCCGAACTACGGCGATGTTTCGGAGAACCCACAACGCATCGATATCAACTTCAGCACGGCGATGATGGATCGCATGTTGCAAGACCCTGCTCAATTGGCGCGTCTGCGCTCGCTCGGCTACGTCGGCGGCGGCGCCCCTCGTGGTGAACCTGATCAAGCTGGCACGCCAGGTTCACGCGGGGGGCAACGCCCCGAAGGTCGCGATGGAAATCGCGGCCGAAACGATCGCCGAGGTGGCCCAGGGGGTGGCGGCGACTGGATGCATGTTAACGCGGTGGCTTACAACGCGAAGCTCGATCAGATCATGCTGAGCGTTCATGAATTCAGCGAAGTCTGGATCATCGATCACGGCACCACCACGGCGGAAGCTGCTTCCAACCAGGGTGGCAAGCGTGGCCATGGTGGCGACCTGCTGTATCGCTGGGGGAACCCACGCGTCTATCGCAGCGGGACCAATGTTGATCAGCGTCTGTTCGCTCAGCACTGTGCCCACTGGATTGCTGAAGGCCTGCCCGGTGCCGGCAATATGCTGGTGTTCAACAACGGAATGGGTCGTCCGGACGGATCGTATTCGACGTCGGACGAAATCGAACTTCCGCTGAAGAACGACGGCACCTATGAGAAAGAAGAATACCTGCCGTATGGCCCGCTTTCAGCGAAATGGTCGTACTCGGCACCAGAGAAGTCCGACTTCTTCTCGATGTTGATCTCCGGCACGCAGCGTCAGCCGAACGGCAACACGCTGATCTGCTCGGGCAATCAGGCCATGCTGTTTGAAGTCACGCCCAACAACGAAATCGTGTGGGTGCTGCAACTTCCTGGCGGTGGCATGGGTGGCCCTGGCGGACGTGGAGGTCCCGGAGGTCCTGGCGAACGCGAATTCGTGCCGACCTTCCTGGCTCGGGTTCTCGGCTTGAGCGAAAGCCAACTGAAAACGATTGCCGAACTACAAAAGAACATCGATGAGAAGTTGGCGAAAGTGCTTACTAAAGAGCAGCTTGAAAAGCTTAAGAGCCCAGGCGGTGGTGGTCCCGGTTTCGGCGGCCCACCCCGAATTGGCGAAGTGGTCCCGGTCTCGCTGGTGGCAGACCTCAGCGAAGAACAGTTCGCGCAGGTGAAGACCCTGCAGGACGAAGTCGACGAGGCCTTGAAGAAGGTCTGGACCGCAGAGCAGAAGAAGAATCTCGATGAACTAGAAAGCCGAATGGGCGGTGGTCCTGGAGCGGGCCGTCCCGGCTTTGGTGGACCTGGCGGATTCGGTCCGCCTCCTGGAATGGGTGGCCCTGGCGGTCCCGACGGCCGCGATCGAGGTCCCGATCGTCGCGGCGCGGGCGGCCCTTTCGGCCGGGGTGGCCCATTTGGTCCGGGAGGCGGGCCGGGTGGCCCTGACGGAGGCCCCGGTGGACGTGGCCCCGGCGGTGGCGGTCCTGGAGGTCCTGGTGGTGTCTTCCGCGCCTATCGCTACGACACCGAGTATACCGCATTTGAGGGGAAAGACCTGAAGCCGGGCAAGCTGCTTGTCGAAGCGATGACTTCGGCTGGCGGTCCTGGGCAGCAAGGTCCTCCTCGCCCGTAG
- a CDS encoding ECF-type sigma factor, translating to MTQSDVTQILGALERGDAHASEQLLPLVYEELRKLASAKMVQEVVDHTLQPTALVHEAYLRLVGNGGSWENRGHFFAAAAEAMRRILIEEARRRASLKHGGEHTIVELPDDLISADRNDNDSLLALDEALTKLQASDPESYRLVMLRYFSGLTVEEAAQSMGISGRTAKRYWSFARAWLQREIERK from the coding sequence GTGACCCAATCGGATGTAACCCAGATTCTAGGAGCCCTCGAGCGAGGCGATGCGCACGCTTCCGAGCAGTTGCTGCCGCTGGTTTACGAAGAATTGCGGAAACTCGCATCCGCCAAGATGGTGCAGGAAGTGGTCGACCACACGCTGCAGCCCACCGCCCTGGTTCACGAGGCCTATTTGCGACTGGTGGGCAACGGTGGCAGTTGGGAAAATCGCGGGCACTTCTTTGCCGCGGCAGCCGAAGCGATGCGACGTATTCTGATTGAAGAAGCCCGTCGCCGAGCCAGTCTCAAGCATGGTGGCGAGCACACCATCGTCGAATTGCCCGACGATTTGATCTCTGCCGACCGCAACGACAACGATTCGCTGCTGGCACTGGACGAGGCCCTCACCAAGCTGCAAGCGTCCGATCCCGAATCTTATCGGCTCGTAATGCTGCGGTATTTCAGCGGGCTCACGGTGGAAGAAGCAGCCCAGTCGATGGGTATCTCGGGAAGGACGGCAAAACGTTACTGGAGCTTTGCCCGGGCCTGGCTGCAGCGCGAGATCGAGCGAAAATAG
- a CDS encoding Gfo/Idh/MocA family oxidoreductase, with the protein MTVALNRRQVLKQFAVAGTAMALPAAQYSRVLGANERLRVGSVGTGGKGWSDLNGVAASPAVEVTALCDIDSSKNYLGRAAEKYSSAKTYSDWRKLLDQSDTIDGLIVSTPDFMHAPVSLAAMQLGKHVFCQKPLTHTVFESRQMQLAADKYNVATQMGNQIQSHAFYRTAVALVHSGKIGKVKEVHSWQAGTPSWPRNIDRPSGADPVPKHVAWDLWQGVAPRRPYKEGMYHPFNWRGWQDYGTGQLGDFGCHILDPVFKSLELTAPMKVYAEAPELKPETWTESATVSYAFPGTSRTAGKLLPVTWYDGAGVRPPAEVTAHLPSSYKLPNAGSVLVGETGTLIIPHVAAPVLFMNGETEPTKIDEVAAVDHYVQWADAARGEATATSSFDYSGPLTETVLLGTVGIRFPREILIWDAPMMKFTNLPEANAYLTKSYAKGWEPAWVSV; encoded by the coding sequence ATGACTGTCGCGCTCAATCGTCGTCAGGTTCTAAAACAATTCGCCGTCGCTGGTACCGCGATGGCTTTGCCGGCTGCTCAATATTCACGCGTCCTGGGTGCGAACGAACGCTTGCGTGTCGGCAGTGTCGGCACCGGTGGCAAAGGCTGGAGCGACTTGAACGGCGTCGCTGCGAGCCCGGCGGTCGAAGTCACCGCGCTGTGCGATATCGATAGCTCGAAGAATTACCTCGGTCGCGCTGCCGAGAAGTATTCGTCTGCCAAAACCTATAGCGACTGGCGGAAGCTGCTTGATCAGTCCGACACGATCGATGGTCTGATCGTTTCGACGCCTGATTTCATGCACGCGCCGGTTTCTTTAGCCGCCATGCAGCTTGGCAAGCATGTCTTCTGTCAGAAACCGCTGACGCATACCGTCTTTGAATCGCGGCAGATGCAGTTGGCGGCGGATAAGTACAATGTCGCCACGCAGATGGGCAATCAGATCCAGTCGCACGCGTTCTATCGAACGGCCGTCGCGCTGGTTCACTCCGGCAAGATTGGCAAGGTAAAGGAAGTTCACTCGTGGCAAGCAGGCACGCCAAGCTGGCCGCGCAACATCGATCGTCCTTCCGGCGCCGATCCGGTTCCGAAGCATGTGGCCTGGGATCTGTGGCAAGGGGTCGCGCCGCGTCGGCCTTATAAAGAAGGAATGTACCATCCATTCAACTGGCGCGGCTGGCAAGATTACGGTACCGGACAATTGGGCGACTTCGGTTGCCATATCCTCGACCCGGTCTTTAAGTCGCTGGAACTAACCGCGCCGATGAAGGTGTATGCCGAAGCTCCTGAGTTGAAGCCAGAGACCTGGACTGAAAGTGCGACGGTCAGTTACGCCTTCCCAGGCACCAGCCGCACGGCAGGCAAGTTGCTGCCGGTCACCTGGTACGACGGCGCCGGCGTGCGGCCACCTGCCGAAGTCACCGCGCACCTTCCTTCCAGTTATAAGCTGCCCAATGCCGGCTCGGTGCTGGTCGGCGAGACGGGGACGCTAATCATCCCGCACGTCGCCGCGCCGGTGCTGTTCATGAATGGCGAGACCGAGCCAACCAAGATCGACGAAGTTGCTGCTGTCGATCACTACGTGCAGTGGGCCGACGCAGCCCGGGGCGAAGCGACCGCGACGTCGTCGTTCGACTACTCCGGCCCGCTGACCGAGACCGTCTTGCTGGGCACCGTCGGCATTCGCTTCCCTCGGGAAATCTTGATTTGGGATGCCCCGATGATGAAGTTCACCAATCTTCCAGAAGCGAATGCATATCTCACCAAGAGCTATGCCAAAGGCTGGGAGCCTGCGTGGGTGAGCGTCTAA
- a CDS encoding AraC family transcriptional regulator, with translation MGNLQPTEFETGETACGSSLRVDADPTASLLSHLKPACMLTHVLPLTATQSWQWHPREASFHYVLEGRCQIEGTDDGPLSAEAGDFVLIFRPVHRILRAEAQPCRVVSGTIQSSGGDLAPLLAGVPPLHRAHAEGPTSLLTQVLPLVTDDLLVERTGGIAVVNLMLSVVVMEVIRERLQALPVESVGWIGALQDDDLAPVLLAMLSEPEYPWTVEKLASVGCMARSTFARRFREVVGQSPMDVLTSIRMRIATDLLQTSLGLKAVSRQSGYGSISAFTSAFRKRYGVTPAQFRTDPTSGMTR, from the coding sequence ATGGGGAATCTGCAACCGACGGAGTTCGAAACCGGCGAGACGGCATGCGGCAGTTCGCTGCGTGTCGATGCCGATCCGACGGCTTCGCTGCTATCTCACTTGAAGCCGGCCTGCATGTTGACGCACGTGTTGCCTCTGACGGCAACGCAGTCGTGGCAATGGCATCCGCGCGAGGCGTCGTTCCACTACGTGCTGGAAGGTCGATGTCAGATCGAAGGAACCGATGACGGCCCACTGAGCGCCGAAGCTGGCGACTTCGTCCTGATCTTTCGCCCGGTCCACCGAATCTTACGAGCCGAAGCGCAGCCTTGTCGCGTCGTGTCGGGAACGATTCAATCGAGCGGCGGAGATCTGGCACCTTTGTTGGCTGGCGTACCGCCGCTGCATCGGGCGCATGCCGAAGGACCGACTTCGCTGCTGACTCAGGTACTGCCGCTGGTGACCGATGACTTGCTGGTGGAACGAACCGGCGGTATCGCGGTGGTGAACTTGATGCTGTCGGTCGTGGTGATGGAAGTCATCCGCGAACGACTGCAAGCGTTGCCGGTCGAATCAGTTGGCTGGATTGGTGCCCTACAAGATGACGACCTGGCGCCGGTCTTACTGGCGATGCTTTCGGAGCCGGAGTACCCTTGGACGGTCGAGAAGTTAGCGTCGGTTGGCTGCATGGCACGTTCGACCTTTGCCCGACGGTTTCGCGAAGTGGTCGGGCAATCGCCGATGGATGTGCTGACTTCAATCCGCATGCGAATCGCGACCGACCTTCTACAAACATCGCTCGGCCTGAAAGCCGTTTCCCGGCAATCAGGCTACGGATCGATCTCGGCGTTTACGTCTGCTTTTCGTAAACGCTATGGCGTAACACCGGCTCAGTTTCGGACCGACCCGACTAGTGGCATGACGCGTTAG
- a CDS encoding alkaline phosphatase family protein, producing MQWFNNIPDTLAGLLPLSYIGPGAGFALAGSFLAVFGAIASAISMLLLWPLRRVFRVLLRKRPPQKPKYPRVVVLGLDGLDHGMTAKLLSEGKLPNLARLQQQGSFHSLASTLPPISPVAWSTFQTGVNPGKHNIFDFLTPDESTYQPKLSSVEIRTISKSIGIGPLKWEYQKPDVRMLRKSKPFWSVLSNYGIFNCIIRVPITFPPEKLRGVQLSAMCVPDLRGTQGTFSQYTTRAKEEGVKTGGEVHYVQRIGNWVECELLGPPHPTDASKGSLKVPFQVEIIDEDHAWLHLPGNKQKLTRGVHTDWLNVTFKAGWGVAVSGVCRVMLLETEPEFGLYVTPINIDPENPAMAIGYPSVYPIYLAKKQGPYATLGLAEDTWSLSEQVIEDEHFLQQCMDIDVERETMFFDSLDKVREGLCVCVFDGTDRMQHMFWRYLDKSHPARPAHVPAKLENAIEDLYVRMDGLVGRTMEKCDDGNTLLMVLSDHGFNTFRRGIDLNRWLEENGYLVVDEARRSEDYLAGIDWSKTKAFALGLTGIFLNLEGKYEHGIVTPGEEADNLKAEIAARLNEVVDPQTGTKAIRRTYQAARAYRGPYKENAPDLIVGYESGYRISWDAAVGRTSTQVFHDNTKAWSGDHCVDPSVVPGILFSSDRIASAAPRLLDLAPTILNLFGCPIPDYMDGQPLEFSEAPPEVETTEKPFSETPVKVAS from the coding sequence ATGCAATGGTTCAACAACATCCCTGACACGCTCGCTGGCTTGCTGCCACTGAGCTATATCGGCCCAGGAGCCGGGTTCGCTCTGGCCGGATCTTTCCTGGCGGTGTTTGGGGCGATTGCATCGGCCATCTCGATGTTGCTTCTGTGGCCGCTGCGACGCGTCTTCCGCGTTCTTTTAAGAAAGCGTCCACCTCAGAAGCCCAAATACCCTCGCGTTGTTGTGCTGGGGCTCGACGGCCTCGACCATGGCATGACCGCGAAACTGCTCAGCGAAGGAAAGCTGCCGAACCTCGCTCGGCTTCAGCAGCAAGGCAGCTTTCATTCCTTGGCCAGCACGTTGCCACCGATTTCGCCGGTCGCGTGGTCGACGTTTCAAACCGGAGTAAACCCCGGCAAGCACAATATCTTCGACTTCCTGACGCCGGACGAATCGACCTATCAGCCGAAGCTGAGTTCGGTCGAGATTCGAACCATCAGTAAGTCGATCGGCATCGGGCCGTTGAAATGGGAATATCAAAAGCCTGATGTGCGGATGTTGCGGAAGAGCAAGCCGTTCTGGAGTGTGCTTAGCAATTACGGCATCTTCAATTGCATCATCCGCGTCCCGATCACCTTTCCGCCGGAGAAACTGCGGGGCGTGCAGTTGTCGGCGATGTGCGTGCCTGACCTGCGAGGCACGCAAGGCACGTTCTCGCAGTACACGACCCGCGCCAAAGAAGAAGGGGTGAAAACGGGCGGCGAAGTCCACTATGTCCAACGAATTGGCAACTGGGTCGAATGCGAACTGCTCGGTCCACCCCATCCAACCGACGCCAGCAAAGGTTCGCTGAAGGTTCCGTTCCAAGTTGAGATCATCGACGAAGATCACGCCTGGCTTCATCTGCCTGGCAACAAGCAGAAGCTGACCAGAGGCGTGCACACCGATTGGTTGAACGTCACCTTCAAAGCAGGCTGGGGCGTTGCGGTGAGTGGCGTTTGCCGCGTGATGTTGCTGGAAACGGAACCAGAGTTCGGGCTGTATGTCACGCCGATCAACATCGATCCTGAAAACCCTGCCATGGCGATCGGTTACCCTTCGGTTTATCCGATTTACCTGGCCAAGAAGCAAGGTCCTTACGCCACGCTCGGCTTGGCGGAAGATACCTGGAGTCTCAGCGAACAAGTCATTGAAGACGAACATTTCCTGCAGCAATGCATGGATATCGACGTCGAACGCGAAACGATGTTTTTCGATAGCCTCGACAAAGTTCGCGAAGGCTTGTGCGTCTGCGTGTTCGATGGCACCGACCGCATGCAGCACATGTTCTGGCGGTATCTCGATAAGTCGCACCCGGCCCGACCGGCCCACGTACCGGCGAAGCTCGAGAACGCGATCGAAGACCTTTACGTCCGCATGGATGGCCTGGTCGGCCGCACGATGGAGAAGTGCGACGATGGCAACACGCTGTTGATGGTGCTATCGGATCATGGCTTCAACACCTTCCGTCGCGGCATCGATTTAAATCGCTGGCTGGAAGAGAACGGCTACCTGGTCGTCGACGAGGCCCGACGCAGCGAAGACTACCTGGCGGGCATCGACTGGAGCAAAACGAAGGCGTTCGCCCTCGGCCTGACCGGCATCTTCTTGAACCTGGAAGGGAAATACGAGCATGGCATCGTTACCCCAGGCGAAGAGGCCGACAACCTGAAGGCCGAGATCGCGGCCCGGCTGAACGAAGTGGTCGATCCGCAAACCGGCACTAAGGCGATTCGCCGTACCTATCAAGCGGCCAGGGCATATCGCGGTCCATACAAGGAGAACGCCCCCGACCTGATTGTTGGTTACGAAAGTGGCTATCGCATCTCGTGGGATGCCGCGGTCGGTCGCACCAGCACGCAGGTCTTTCACGACAACACCAAGGCCTGGAGTGGTGATCACTGCGTCGATCCTTCAGTCGTGCCAGGCATCCTGTTCAGCAGCGACCGCATCGCCTCGGCGGCGCCACGCTTGCTCGACCTTGCTCCGACCATTCTGAATCTGTTTGGTTGTCCCATTCCTGATTACATGGATGGTCAACCGCTGGAGTTTTCGGAAGCTCCGCCGGAAGTCGAGACGACCGAGAAGCCTTTCAGCGAAACTCCCGTCAAGGTGGCATCATGA
- a CDS encoding serine/threonine-protein kinase, with product MSFDREKSIFLSALDLPMGPQRDAYVAEECGDDRQLQAAVADLLSAHDRSVNVLDQQTPSRMALQGQVKSAAEAIAMNATWGRDSVGNVIPDTIDGGEFIGNYVLLEKLGEGGFGQVYVAQQQQPVKRRVAIKLLKATALSSDAIARFEAERQALAMMDHPNIARIFDGGTTASGQPYFVMELVRGVHITKFCRDHDQTVQQRLKLFLDVCHAVQHAHQKGIIHRDLKPSNVLVTLHDADAVVKVIDFGVAKALNEPLTERTIYTRFAQMIGTPMYMSPEQAEMNSLDVDTRSDIYSLGVLLYELLTEQTPFDQHRLQTASFDEMRRMIREEDPPRPSARLTGTTRLDTTKPVARQVNPRHLATELKGDLDWIVMKSLEKDRRRRYETAADLARDVQRFLDQQPVVARPPSSWYRFTRFARRNKTMFLATVIVLLSLVTGTIFSTWQAIRATIAQQETQELHLKEIESIEHLKEANVLLDSARANADEQRWQLALEQYTKAANLQPNHFLTLSGRGALLAQLGGWDQAAKDYAKALELGATANNPAWWGVPQLTYFAGQIDAYDDVCQKLRSQLEVTDDPPQITMIVRGICIKPGNEQDFKSLALRMESQLYHKDGRPDRGPRPGSDRMPPILGGRPGPMNPFRDDGPNGGPGGGPPGKHGIMEAAEIYAAGVANYRAGDTKRAIELLSQARSSNEAGPIAATSTAALALVMHQQGNDEQAELYLAETKVWLDQWMDEMSVSSTSTSAPWFDFLEAYIWYRQARTVIEGTVPQEDVRLRLIEVEAEEMLRAAERAVAPAASSE from the coding sequence ATGTCGTTCGATCGCGAAAAATCGATCTTTCTCTCGGCACTTGATCTGCCGATGGGGCCGCAGCGCGATGCGTATGTTGCGGAAGAGTGTGGCGACGATCGCCAGTTGCAAGCGGCGGTGGCCGATCTGTTATCCGCCCACGACCGCAGCGTGAATGTGCTCGATCAGCAAACACCTTCCCGGATGGCTCTGCAAGGGCAAGTGAAATCAGCGGCGGAAGCGATCGCCATGAATGCGACCTGGGGGCGTGACTCGGTCGGGAATGTCATTCCCGACACGATCGACGGTGGCGAGTTCATCGGCAACTACGTCCTGCTCGAAAAGCTGGGGGAAGGTGGCTTCGGCCAGGTCTATGTCGCCCAGCAGCAGCAGCCGGTTAAACGCCGCGTAGCGATCAAGCTGCTGAAAGCGACGGCCCTTTCGTCCGACGCGATCGCCCGTTTTGAGGCGGAACGGCAGGCGCTCGCGATGATGGATCACCCGAACATCGCCCGGATTTTCGACGGCGGCACGACTGCCTCAGGCCAGCCTTACTTCGTGATGGAGCTGGTCCGCGGCGTTCATATCACGAAGTTCTGCCGCGACCACGATCAGACCGTCCAGCAGCGATTAAAGCTGTTTCTCGATGTGTGCCATGCGGTGCAGCATGCCCATCAAAAAGGGATCATTCACCGCGACTTGAAGCCATCGAACGTGCTGGTCACGCTGCACGATGCCGATGCGGTGGTGAAGGTGATCGACTTTGGTGTGGCCAAGGCGCTGAACGAGCCTCTGACCGAACGGACCATCTATACACGGTTCGCCCAGATGATTGGGACGCCGATGTACATGAGTCCAGAGCAAGCGGAAATGAACTCGCTGGACGTCGATACTCGCAGCGATATCTATTCGCTTGGCGTGCTTCTGTACGAACTGCTGACGGAGCAGACACCGTTCGATCAGCATCGCTTGCAGACGGCCTCTTTCGATGAAATGCGCCGGATGATCCGCGAAGAAGATCCGCCACGTCCCAGCGCGAGGCTAACCGGAACAACGCGACTCGACACCACCAAACCGGTCGCGCGGCAAGTCAATCCACGGCACCTGGCAACGGAGCTGAAAGGTGACCTCGACTGGATTGTGATGAAGTCGCTCGAGAAAGATCGTCGACGCCGATATGAAACGGCCGCCGATCTGGCTCGCGACGTTCAGCGGTTTCTCGATCAGCAGCCGGTCGTTGCCCGGCCTCCTTCCAGTTGGTATCGCTTCACGCGATTCGCGCGGCGCAACAAGACGATGTTCCTGGCAACAGTGATCGTGCTGCTTTCGCTGGTGACGGGAACGATCTTCAGTACCTGGCAGGCCATTCGAGCCACCATCGCCCAGCAAGAGACGCAAGAGCTGCATCTCAAAGAGATCGAATCGATCGAGCACTTGAAAGAAGCGAACGTGCTGCTCGATAGTGCTCGCGCGAATGCCGACGAGCAGCGATGGCAATTGGCGCTCGAACAGTACACCAAAGCGGCCAACTTGCAGCCCAATCACTTCCTGACGTTGTCGGGACGGGGAGCCTTATTGGCACAACTTGGTGGCTGGGATCAGGCCGCGAAAGATTACGCGAAGGCTTTGGAACTGGGGGCCACCGCCAACAATCCTGCGTGGTGGGGCGTGCCGCAGTTGACCTACTTCGCCGGGCAGATCGATGCTTATGACGATGTCTGTCAGAAGCTTCGTAGCCAACTCGAAGTCACCGACGATCCCCCGCAGATCACCATGATCGTCCGCGGCATCTGCATCAAGCCAGGCAACGAGCAGGACTTCAAGTCGCTGGCGTTGCGGATGGAATCGCAGCTGTATCACAAGGATGGACGACCTGATCGCGGTCCAAGGCCTGGCAGCGATCGGATGCCTCCGATCCTGGGTGGTCGTCCTGGTCCGATGAATCCGTTCCGCGACGACGGCCCCAATGGTGGCCCCGGCGGAGGACCTCCTGGCAAGCATGGCATCATGGAAGCGGCCGAGATTTACGCGGCCGGTGTGGCGAACTATCGCGCCGGCGACACGAAGCGGGCGATCGAGTTGTTGTCGCAAGCACGGTCTTCCAACGAAGCAGGCCCGATCGCTGCGACCAGTACGGCTGCCCTTGCCTTGGTAATGCATCAACAAGGGAATGACGAGCAGGCCGAACTCTACCTGGCCGAGACGAAGGTCTGGCTTGATCAGTGGATGGACGAAATGAGTGTCTCGTCCACGTCGACTTCCGCGCCTTGGTTCGATTTTCTGGAGGCGTACATCTGGTATCGCCAGGCACGCACGGTAATCGAAGGAACGGTACCCCAGGAAGACGTCCGTTTGCGATTGATCGAAGTTGAAGCGGAAGAGATGCTGCGTGCCGCCGAAAGAGCGGTCGCGCCTGCTGCATCCAGTGAATAA